The Naumovozyma dairenensis CBS 421 chromosome 11, complete genome genome includes a window with the following:
- the SBA1 gene encoding Hsp90 cochaperone SBA1 (similar to Saccharomyces cerevisiae SBA1 (YKL117W); ancestral locus Anc_2.455), whose translation MNSTALNPEVLWAQRSNAKIHEKNYILLTISIPDCEDPQVSINEDSLDLTATSKGHVGDEQEHTYKLHIDFYKKIDPASKDSITKVANGRHFFAKLIKQDLETDYWPRLTKEKIKYSNIKTDFNKWVDEDEQEEEEELPMGMGGGAPGGVDMSEMLKGMDMDALKNMDMSALQG comes from the coding sequence ATGAACTCTACTGCTTTAAATCCAGAAGTTCTATGGGCTCAAAGATCCAATGCCAAAATTCATGAGAAAAATTACATCCTTTTAACTATCTCCATCCCAGATTGTGAAGATCCACAAGTCTCCATAAATGAGGACTCCCTAGATTTGACTGCCACTTCAAAGGGCCACGTTGGtgatgaacaagaacatACGTATAAATTACATATTGATTTTTATAAGAAAATTGACCCTGCATCAAAGGATTCCATTACTAAGGTGGCAAATGGGAGACATTTCTTTGCTAAATTGATTAAGCAAGATTTAGAGACAGACTATTGGCCAAGATTAACCAAGGAAAAGATTAAGTATTCTAATATAAAGACCGACTTCAATAAATGGgttgatgaagatgaacaagaggaagaggaagaattGCCAATGGGTATGGGAGGTGGTGCTCCAGGAGGCGTTGACATGAGTGAAATGTTAAAGGGTATGGATATGGATGCTTTGAAGAATATGGATATGAGCGCCTTACAAGGTTGA
- the COX7 gene encoding cytochrome c oxidase subunit VII (similar to Saccharomyces cerevisiae COX7 (YMR256C); ancestral locus Anc_8.807) gives MQPTLTKLANRVIQNQRIFQKSTKPLWWRHPKSAFYLYPFYGLLAVAVIAPLTYIPNAIMGIKAEKREA, from the coding sequence atgcAACCAACATTGACTAAATTGGCCAACAGGGTCattcaaaatcaaagaatatttcaaaaatctACGAAACCATTATGGTGGAGACATCCTAAGTCGGCATTCTATCTATATCCATTTTATGGATTATTAGCTGTTGCTGTAATTGCTCCATTAACTTATATTCCAAATGCTATTATGGGTATTAAAGCTGAAAAGAGAGAGGcttga
- the ROY1 gene encoding Roy1p (similar to Saccharomyces cerevisiae YMR258C; ancestral locus Anc_8.810): MLDEEKLVEVWKLICTFLNQNSLTVLARVCKLLSQKVATFELYKSIRITREPILISAKWYLDCNETYVGGYRTNRRKTADQNDIFLYDEIERLMESPHLAKIEQLIIVEHPFYDEAAGFDLLRSLLEKIIAIGNIRKLQIQNDALMKRFYCRYLSLPHLEDICILHENVLLKTHLIHNLKHIELRIKTNTLSETSAVPLKKTLYHLPMEGSLYVHDQGESSLSFFKYCHDHNIIIPQLKSLKFVHIHDHGNDELSCEFLQEIINLAAIEALEMVLGCDNESCECVENFLQDLAPQLSHLRCLSLNKGNTNAKHCHSLEEKWDLSIGRFILALPNKATNLKKLIISHSPPLNGFSDDSVDGNYIRRRTLFSHILPELTSLEVLIAPTFLKSLSCYEVQMCDLLWNGCECEFCRKWLPMFDSYLHHHEFLSKNEGEYKELIPTVFLSFAADALFQRFAVQQIWDIDTLKANPIDNKWGFHEYDDIRHFSDYECHFDERLFNSLVVLMTHFLNGYMDYLVKHLPNLRTVMMAGIYYTVIPSTKTYKCVS, encoded by the coding sequence ATGCTCGACGAAGAGAAGCTTGTTGAGGTATGGAAATTGATCTGTACCTTTTTGAATCAAAATAGTCTAACCGTATTAGCAAGAGTCTGTAAGCTTTTATCCCAAAAAGTTGCAAcatttgaattatataaatcTATTCGAATTACAAGAGAACCGATCCTGATATCAGCCAAATGGTATTTAGACTGTAACGAAACATACGTGGGAGGTTATAGGACAAATAGGAGAAAAACAGCAGAtcaaaatgatatatttttgtatgACGAGATTGAAAGATTAATGGAATCTCCCCATCTTGCCAAGATAGAACAATTGATCATAGTAGAACATCCTTTTTACGATGAAGCAGCAGGTTTTGATCTTTTAAGATCTCTGCttgaaaagattatagCTATTGGCAACATACGAAAGTTGCAAATTCAGAATGATGCACTAATGAAAAGGTTTTATTGCAGGTACCTTTCTTTACCTCATCTAGAAGATATTTGTATCTTACATGAAAATGTGTTATTGAAAACTCACCTAATACATAATTTGAAGCACATAGAATTGAGGATCAAAACTAACACACTTTCAGAAACATCTGCCGTACCGCTGAAAAAAACATTATATCATCTTCCCATGGAAGGATCATTATACGTTCATGACCAAGGCGAATCTAgtttatcatttttcaaatattgcCATGATCATAACATAATTATCCCACAACTAAAGTCGTTAAAGTTTGTACACATACATGATCATGGTAATGATGAGTTATCTTGTGAATTTTTGCAGGAAATCATCAATCTGGCAGCAATAGAGGCTTTGGAGATGGTTCTAGGATGCGATAATGAATCATGTGAATGTGTAGAAAATTTCTTACAAGATTTGGCACCCCAATTATCTCATCTCAGATGTCTAAGCTTAAATAAAGGCAATACAAATGCAAAACATTGCCACAGcttagaagaaaaatgggATCTTTCGATTGGAAGGTTTATACTAGCGTTACCGAATAAAGCTACCAACCTTAAGAAGTTAATTATTAGTCATTCCCCGCCTTTGAATGGATTTTCTGATGATTCAGTAGACGGTAACTATATTCGTCGGCGAACATTATTTTCTCACATTCTACCCGAACTAACATCATTAGAAGTTTTAATTGCACCGACATTTTTGAAGTCGCTGAGTTGTTACGAAGTACAAATGTGTGATCTATTATGGAATGGATGTGAATGCGAATTTTGTAGAAAGTGGTTACCGATGTTTGATAGTtaccttcatcatcatgagtttctttcaaaaaatgaaggAGAATATAAAGAACTAATACCGACTGTTTTCCTCTCGTTCGCAGCAGATGCGttgtttcaaagatttGCTGTACAACAAATATGGGACATTGATACACTTAAAGCAAACCCTATCGATAATAAGTGGGGCTTCCACGAATACGATGATATACGGCATTTTTCAGATTATGAATGCCATTTTGATGAACgtttatttaattcattagtGGTCTTGATGACGCATTTCCTAAACGGTTATATGGATTACCTTGTCAAACATTTGCCGAATTTACGAACAGTAATGATGGCAGGTATATATTATACTGTAATCCCTTCTACTAAAACCTATAAATGTGTTTCTTAA
- the PET111 gene encoding Pet111p (similar to Saccharomyces cerevisiae PET111 (YMR257C); ancestral locus Anc_8.809): MPLKSSKIIYFKRIRWSQTRKLTYITATPLIIRPATTANDSGNNNKPNVVHKGGFSRPTNDQNDLNAMKNWSNELVMNPKVSTESPKAIVNSASSSSKEVDNSNIGTTFKFISNERQICDELGKLIFDVLKTQGLKECDISRPFQMLINKYRDEDKIFPLKYILPLLRYVKPKGDTPDLILCHKLYDSYRPYMDLLKQNDSISYFEYISMMIKIEYKLKNFQTCEKLFSEYIQCNQPKQEILLVGLKSFIANNNIQLAKEFYIQVLTNEDNFPMTSWELYGFLKELDKYSDFTTIDWAFKLWIQLKCKRTKDIKEIPNHKTLQLIHKAYLMTNDIVALKKFWELDAIKSSNYRKNILSEITEFIQNIYKNKPNTLANPYCNTIPKDNTVNNKIENSHLSAGQIEYFLKKLPNDNALAKNNSKLNYNNNNEEISCTRYRFYEMLLKAYIKTNNLIQMKEILILVSDDEKLPSHEKPSLHFLIFQLFMKNGSFKELYPYFRQLINEDKLPLKPEYFFLVWECAIQSYPMEWVKYWSNLKKKLLTGNSDMNDAETTHSYISIFPWLNGFIKKYSQVYEKKINGSETINVSSLREDEFRNLEKFNASLKKKKYKECELIILNSIRDGKKPHFEFYYHILKRCLMKSKSDQIHANTIKYDMEENVMLARLADDIIRNSYHYIPLKMDILWLRREIEVLFELNNPKTNSLKSVNFNTEILNQMRLIDNKLKDFIKLHELQMNFQNYLQLSNICIKVRHYELSKFILTEKARKIIDASNSFQWSLYYMEIIRVHCLTIDATSVLQNLKEWNDNVNATIRSRDIIRNVKNSLKYFSSSHVDKGSINLEVQKEIYDEVEKLTRQFIDNKIDGRKQLKRLCNFLPTWLDTEMGKREES; encoded by the coding sequence ATGCCATTAAAAAGTTCTaagataatatattttaaaagaatacGATGGTCTCAAACAAGGAAATTGACTTATATTACAGCTACACCACTAATAATTCGACCGGCTACAACGGCCAATGACAGTggaaacaacaataaacCGAATGTGGTACATAAAGGAGGCTTCTCGCGACCCACAAATGATCAAAACGATCTCAACGcaatgaaaaattggtCAAATGAATTAGTAATGAATCCGAAGGTTAGTACTGAAAGTCCTAAGGCAATAGTTAATTCTGCgagtagtagtagtaagGAGGTCGACAATTCGAATATAGGAACCACATTCAAGTTCATTTCAAATGAACGACAAATATGCGATGAACTCGGAAAACTAATATTTGATGTTTTAAAAACACAAGGTCTGAAAGAGTGTGATATTTCCAGACCATTTCAAATGcttataaataaatatcgAGACGAAGACAAGATCTTTCCgttaaaatatatacttcCGCTACTACGGTATGTAAAACCTAAAGGGGATACACCAGATCTTATATTATGTCACAAACTATATGATAGCTATCGGCCTTATATGGACTTACTGAAACAAAACGATTCTATTTCATATTTCGAATATATATCGATGATgattaaaattgaatacAAACTGAAAAACTTCCAGACATGCGAAAAGCTATTTTCTGAATACATCCAATGTAATCAACCCAAACAAGAGATCTTATTAGTAGGCttgaaatcatttattgcaaataataacattcaATTAGCGAAAGAATTTTATATCCAAGTTTTGACGAATGAAGATAACTTCCCGATGACATCATGGGAATTATATGGTTTTCTAAAGGAACTTGATAAGTATTCAGATTTCACTACTATCGATTGGGCTTTCAAATTATGGATTCAATTAAAATGcaaaagaacaaaagatataaaGGAAATACCGAATCATAAAACTCTTCAACTAATACATAAGGCATATCTAATGACAAACGATATTGTTGcattaaaaaaattttggGAACTAGATGCTATCAAAAGTTCAAATTATCGAAAAAATATACTTTCAGAGATTACtgaatttattcaaaatatatataaaaacaaaCCAAACACATTGGCCAACCCATATTGTAATACTATTCCAAAAGACAATActgtaaataataaaattgaaaattccCATTTATCTGCTGGGCAGATTGAATActttttgaagaaattacctaatgataatgctcttgcaaaaaataatagcaaactgaattataataataataatgaagaaatatctTGTACGCGCTACAGGTTCTATGAAATGCTTTTAAAGGCCTACATAAAGACGAACAATTTAATACAAATGAAAGAGATTTTAATACTGGTctctgatgatgaaaaacTGCCTTCACATGAGAAACCATCATTACATTTTCTGATTTTTCAACtatttatgaaaaatggATCATTTAAGGAATTATACCCTTATTTCAGgcaattaattaatgaagataaattacCTTTAAAAcctgaatattttttccttgtATGGGAATGTGCAATTCAAAGCTATCCCATGGAATGGGTTAAGTACTGGTCTAActtgaaaaagaaattattaactgGAAATAGTGATATGAATGATGCTGAAACCACGCATAGTTATATTAGTATCTTTCCCTGGTTAAAtggatttattaaaaaatattctcaagtatatgaaaagaaaataaatggAAGTGAAACGATAAATGTTTCCTCATTAAgagaagatgaatttagAAATCTAGAGAAATTCAACGCTAgtttgaaaaaaaagaagtatAAAGAATGtgaattaattatattaaattcaattagaGATGGTAAAAAACCACATTTCgaattttattatcatatctTAAAGCGATGTTTAATGAAAAGTAAATCGGATCAAATACATGCGAATACGATAAAATATGATATGGAAGAAAATGTTATGTTAGCTCGATTGGCGGATGATATCATACGAAATTCGTATCATTATATCCCGTTGAAGATGGATATTTTATGGTTAAGGCGAGAGATTGAAGTATTgtttgaattaaataatccTAAAACTAATAGTTTAAAATCTGTTAATTTTAATACtgaaatattaaatcaaatGAGATTGATTGATAATAAACTAAAAGACTTTATTAAGCTCCATGAATTACAAAtgaatttccaaaattatcttcaattatcaaatatttgtATTAAAGTTCGTCATTATGAATTAAGTAAGTTTATACTTACTGAAAAGGCAAGAAAGATTATCGATGCAAGTAATTCATTTCAATGGagtttatattatatgGAAATAATAAGAGTTCATTGTTTGACAATCGATGCTACATCTgttttacaaaatttaaaagagTGGAATGATAACGTGAATGCAACGATCCGATCGAGAGATATTATACGAAATGTTAAAAACTCactgaaatatttttcatcatctcaTGTGGATAAAGGTTCCATTAATCTTGAAGTTCAAAAGGAAATTTATGATGAAGTCGAAAAATTGACACGAcaatttattgataataagaTAGATGGACGTAAACAATTAAAAAGACTTTGCAATTTCCTACCCACTTGGCTAGATACAGAAATGGGAAAACGAGAAGAAAGTTAA